The Flavobacteriales bacterium genome includes a window with the following:
- the gatC gene encoding Asp-tRNA(Asn)/Glu-tRNA(Gln) amidotransferase subunit GatC, with product MKIDEKTLDRIAELARLDYSDPVARKAMLADMEKVLTFVEKLNEVDTKGVEPLIFMTDEADVLRDDVAETSITKKEALMNAPVKDSDYFKVPRVVDKG from the coding sequence ATGAAGATCGACGAGAAGACCTTGGACCGCATTGCCGAATTGGCGCGCTTGGATTACAGCGATCCAGTCGCGCGCAAGGCCATGCTCGCCGACATGGAGAAGGTGCTCACCTTCGTGGAGAAGCTGAATGAGGTGGACACCAAGGGCGTTGAGCCGCTGATCTTCATGACCGATGAGGCCGATGTGCTGCGCGACGACGTGGCCGAGACGAGCATCACCAAGAAGGAGGCACTGATGAACGCGCCTGTGAAGGACAGCGATTACTTCAAGGTGCCACGGGTGGTGGATAAGGGGTGA